One Myxococcales bacterium genomic window, CGTCAATGAGCGACATGCCGCGTTTGACGATCTCTTTGTAGTCGAAGACTTGAACTTCGAGGCCCGTGGCCTTGGCGAGCTTCTGCGCCTCTGCCGCGAGCGCGGCCGGCGTGAGGGTGTTCGGCGGCTCGTTGGAGAGGTCGCGCGCCAGGTTCACGGCGGCGGCCACGTCCTTGCCAGTGGCCACGTCTTTCTTCGATTGAACGAGCGGCTTTTTGGAGACGATGAGAGCGACAGCCTCCAAGAGCTCCTTCGGCGCGCGGTCACCGGTCAGGTACTTGGTGAAGCGGTAGGCGCCGAGCTCGAGACCTTCGGCGATGGGGCGGAGGCGCGCGTCGAGCCCGTCGGGAAGCGCAACGACGAGCTTCTTCGCCTTCTCGGCGAGCGCCATGCGGGCCACCTTGGCCGCGAAGGTTCGGAGGTCGCCATCTTTCGCACTGGCTCGCTCGCCCAGGCCGCAGAGCACGACCTTCGGCGCCCCAGCCGCGAGCGGCTGCACGGAGACGACTTGGTCCTTCTTGCCCGTGAACTCTTCCTTCGCGAGGAGCGCTGAGAGGCTCCCGCCGAGGACCTTCTCGGCCGCCAACACGGGCGCCGGATACGTGCCCTTCTTTCCGAGGGCAAAGGCCCAAAGGCCCACGATCAAAAGATCGCCCGTTTGTTCGCCAATCGCTCCCGCATGAATCGAAATGTCGAGCGGCATCGCCTCGATCTCCTTACGCAAACGGCTCGGTCCGAGGCCGTTGGGGGGAACATACACGCCTCAGCCGAAGCGAAGCGCGGAATTCTCCACGCCCGACGAAGAGGCCGCTCAGTGGCCGCCGGCGACGGGGGCCCTTTGGCCCGCTTCCGAGGTGCGCATCATGGCGGCGCGAAAGAGCACGGGGCCAACGACTTCGTTGATCATGACGGAGCCGAGCAGGCACGCCGCGGCGCCTTCGCCCCAACCGGGGAAGGTCTTGTGAATCAGCACCGACAGGCCGATGGCGATGCCCGACTGCGAGAGCAAGCCGTAGGGGATCGTCCGGCGATGCTCGAGCGGCACGTTACCGATGGCCATCCCCACGCGTGCGCCCGCGATCATCGCGGCGGCGCGAATGACCGACAGCAAGAGCGCGATGGGCGCCACCAGGCGGAAGATGTGCCAGTGAAGACCGGCGCCGGCGACGGCGAAGAACAGGGCGAAGACCGGCACCGAGGCGATCTCCATCTCGTGAATGAGCTTCTGGCCTTCGATGTCGGTGAAGTTCTCGATGAAGAGCCCTGCCGTGAGGCACATGAGGAGCGGATCGAGATGCAGGCGCGTACCGACTTCGGCGCTGACGAAGCAAATGGCGAAGACGAAGAGCGCGATGCGCTGCCCGACGCGCTTCAGGTAAAGCCAGAAGATGAGACCGATGACGGCGCCGACAGCGATGGAGCCGAAGATGTGAACGAACAGCTCGCTCACGCCGCCGGACGTGGCCCCGCCGAAGGTCGCGCTCGCCAAAGCGGACGCGCCAGCGAACGCGAAGACGATGACCAGGTCGGCGAGGACGACGAGCCCTAGGATCGTCTCGGAGATGGGGCCAGCGGCGCCCGTCTCGCCGATGATCGCGAGCGTGACCGTTGGCGAGAGGGCCGCGAGCACGACGCCCATGAGCAGCGACACGGCGAGCCGTTCGCGCACGGACATGCCGTTCATGAAGGGCAAGAAGCTGGCGAGGCCGAACGATGTGGCGCCGATGAGCAGCACGGCGAACACGATGGAGATGGTCCCCGTCGAGAGGATCGCGCGGAGCCGTGGTCGAAGCTTGCGGATGTTCAGCTCGCTGCCGGCGGAGAGGGCGATGAGGCCGATGGCGACGTTGTTGACCAGCTTGAGGTCGCCGAGCATCCGCTCCGTGACGAAGTTCGCGACGCTCGGCCACGCCAAAAATCCGCACGCGAGGTAGCCGGTGAGCTTGGGCATGCGCAAGCCGCCGACGATGGTCCCCGCTTGCAGTGCGGCAAGCAGCACGAAGCCGAACGCGAGCGCCGCCCCGGAGCCAACGAGCGAGGTCTCTTGCGGCAAGAAGGACCGAGCCGCCGCGATGAGCACGAGGACGAGGCCTAAGAGGAAGATGGCGCGCGGCATCAGTGGCTCTCCCGGGATTGGAGGGATGCGATGGATGCGACGGACTTGAGCCACCCGGCGGCGGCAACGAGAAGTGGGCCGCGCTCGGCGTGTCGAAGCGCAGGTCGCCGCGCATGCGGACGATGACTTGAATGGTGACCTCCGTGAGAACAGCGCCGCCGATGGTGGCCGTCATGAGCCACGGCATCGTCGACGCCGCTCCGTCGTTGGGCTGATAGAGCGTCGCGTAGCTAACGATGGTGACTATCGTGATGGGCGCCTGAGGCGATAGCGCGAGGCCCAGCGTCGTCGGATCGGGGAGCGCTTCGGGTCCCACTGACTTGGCGACGTGCGCTCCCACGAGCTTGCCACCAACGCGCGCGAGCACGAAGACCGGAACGAGGAGCCACCCCTGCCACGCCGTGGGATCCCAGAGCGCGCCCGCGATGAGGAGGAAGATCATGTAGAGCGGGCGCTCGATCTCGGTGATGCTCGCTCGCAGTTGGGCGATGTGTTTGAACGGGAGATTGACGAGCAGCGCGCCGGCGATGGCACATGTGACGATGGGCGAAATCGCGAGGTAGCCGCTCATCCCTGCCGACAGGCCCACGGCGCCGATGAGGAGGCTGAAGCGCTCCGTGGGGCTCTTGGCGCCGCGCAGCAGCACGTACGTGAGCAAGCCGAAGAGCCCCCCCATACCGAGGGTGACGAAGAGCCACGCGATATGCGGCAGCTTCCAGGCGGCGACGGCATCGGTTGGGCGAAAGAACGCGCAGATGACGGCGAGGACGAAGGCGCCGCCGGCGTCGTCGAGGCGCGCGATGTGCGCCACGATGCGCGCCGAGAGCGAACCGGTGCTGCCAGCGATGGCGACGGCGGCGACGGGCGCCGCTTGCGTCGCGCACGCGCCCAGCGCGAGGGCGTCGCGCAGCGCCGGCCGCTGCGAAAGGCCCGCGAGGGCGTCTCGCGCCGTCTCGAACTGTGAAAGCGACCACGACGGATCGAGGGCGAAGAGAACCGCCGCGCAGGCCACCGTCGTGGTCGCGAGGGGCAGCGCCGTCTCCGCGAAGAGAACGGCTCCCGTCTTCTCGGGCAGCGTGTCGAGCTCGCGGACATCGAACTGCAGGCCCATGGCGAAGCCCATGAGGCCGAAGGCAAACTCGAGCGCCGGCCTGAGGTCGTTAAGTACAGCGTCCGTGAGCACGCCGACCTTTGGGTGCCTAAAGATCAACCCAAGGATCAGAAACGGAATCCCGCTCGACACGAGCACGGTGAGCCCAAAGCGCCGCTCGAGGCGCCGGACCACGGGGTGCGCCGCGGCGACGGCGAGCGCCGTGGCGCCGGCCAATCCCACGACGACGCGAAGAAGAACCGCTTGCCGCGAGCCGTCGGCGGCGGGCTCGTTCGCGAAGGCGAGAAGGGGCCACAAGAGGCACGCCCCGGCGAGGAGCGAACCGAAGATCCGCCTCTGATTCCCTCGCGCCATCGGATCGGAGTATCGCCGAGCGCGCTCGCTGGGGTGGGGAAAAGATCGGCGCGGCACGGCGAGCAGAAGCGGCGCGAGCGCTGCGAAGCTGAAGCACTCGGCAAAACCCTGTAGAGTGCTGCCGATGCGGGTAGCCCGCGCGACCTCCCTCCGCGCTCTTGTCGTGCTTGTCGCCGCGTCGACCCTGGCGTGTGGTGACCCGCATGTGTCGCTCGCCACGGGACCGCGCGAATACGTGGCCGGCGACTACTCCGACGTGCTCCAACGATGGACGCGGACGAGCAACCTCGTATCGCTCTCGCGCTTCGACGACCTCCTCACGGTGACGTCAACCTACGAGTCCTGGGACTTTCGTTGGGCCTACGTGATTCGTTACGCCAACGACTATCGCCTCACCGTCGATCAGCGACGGAAGCTCCTGCAGGCGACGCTCGACGAGACGCGCGAAGCGCACCAATTCTACGTGGCGCTGTACGGCTCGAACCGGCGCTGGACCGACCTGACGAAGCCGAACAGCTCGTGGATCGTGCGGCTCATCGATGACCAAGGCAACGAGACGGCCCCGGCCAAGATCGACGCCATCGCGAAGCCCGGTGCGCTGGAGCGGACGTATTTTCCGTACACGACACCGTGGCGGCAAGCGTTTCGGGTCAGGTTCCCCGCGCAGACCGACGGCCGGCCAAGCATCTCGATGACGGCGAAGTGGTTCGGTCTTCGCTTTGCCGGCGCCGAAGGCAACGAGGAGCTCCGCTGGGAGGTGGAGTCGGCGGCGAAGGGCGCGGCGGGCGAGCTTCGGCGGTGACAGCGCTCGCCGGAACGCGGGCTACCGCAGCGTCGAGCTCACATGCCCGCCAGGATCTCGAGTAGCGGAGGACAGGTCACCATGAGCTCTTGGGTCGTCCTGCGATCCGCGAAGAGGACCACTGCGCCGTCCCGAGGAGCGCGCACCGCGTGCGGGGCCGACCCGGCTCCGAGGACCTCGGTGGGAAAGACGAAGTCGCCGACGATGACGTCGGACACAACCTCGGCCCCATCGACGAGCTCGAGGCCGCCCACGCCGACAACGTAGAGGCCCGGCACGGTCTCTCCCTTTTTGAGGAGCGTCTCGCCGGGCGCCAGCGCCCTCGAGGTCATGCCGCGAACGACCTCGTTGCGCAGCGACGCATCCATGCGGTCCGCCAGGGGACCGGAGGTGATGCCCACGAGTGCTTGAATGCGATCGGTGGCGATGCGGAGGTCGTCCTCGACCCAAGGGCATGCGCGAAACGCCGCCTCGACGGGCGGGCCCGGCCACGTTGCCACCCGGGCGACCTTTGACCGGCACACAAGCCGGAGCTCGAAACCCTTCTCGTTAGTCCCACGGCCGCGGAGCACCGTTCCGGAAGGGAGGCGCTCGTGAGCGTCGAGAACCGTCGCGACGACATCGACGTCGCCGGTCACGACGAGGGCGAGGGCAAAGTTTGCGATTTCGTCGTCTTCCGAAAGGTCGTGAAGCGTCGCCTTGGACGCGAAGAGATCGCGCTCCTCTTCTGGGATGTCGTTGAGAGCGTCGACCCCTTCGAGGTCGACGATGTCTTTGCCC contains:
- a CDS encoding cation:proton antiporter, with amino-acid sequence MPRAIFLLGLVLVLIAAARSFLPQETSLVGSGAALAFGFVLLAALQAGTIVGGLRMPKLTGYLACGFLAWPSVANFVTERMLGDLKLVNNVAIGLIALSAGSELNIRKLRPRLRAILSTGTISIVFAVLLIGATSFGLASFLPFMNGMSVRERLAVSLLMGVVLAALSPTVTLAIIGETGAAGPISETILGLVVLADLVIVFAFAGASALASATFGGATSGGVSELFVHIFGSIAVGAVIGLIFWLYLKRVGQRIALFVFAICFVSAEVGTRLHLDPLLMCLTAGLFIENFTDIEGQKLIHEMEIASVPVFALFFAVAGAGLHWHIFRLVAPIALLLSVIRAAAMIAGARVGMAIGNVPLEHRRTIPYGLLSQSGIAIGLSVLIHKTFPGWGEGAAACLLGSVMINEVVGPVLFRAAMMRTSEAGQRAPVAGGH